One genomic window of Polyangium aurulentum includes the following:
- a CDS encoding DUF4091 domain-containing protein — translation MPQLRFLALPTLALLLAACGGDPAPAKPAPLPPCTDCTPAGDLTFALPSPPGATLWTTTTMDKVLREATPPSGTGAAIQLYAAKNEFEPFQIVVHPDAAASAKLSITPFSGPGTIDGATLHRVGYVHITEPSDPSSIVSPFMPDPLHPAPFDAEHALAAGENQPFWITVRVPPGAPAGDYTATLTVSVGGEAQQIPVNLHVFDFEMPAKIGLDGNWNASFQALGGSESLEKVRKLKDFFFEHRLVPSSPAWPAGLNYDGGIEYDCDKGAFVEMDNAYDFSHLGPEYIDGAGWNDVGFPSFQAMGFVNNSTPRPQTFCGVDRGPDHFGTDEYNAAWKKLLAAVDAHMVAHGWQDKGYYYVQNEPQGQADYDIAAFLAKLSKEAAPHLRIGISEEPKPEIVEHPSAGGASYDIWWADLSHFKPDYAKARQAAGEEVWWYFLYGDLPPHFNPITIDHPGLETRIASWAAWKYRIHGLAYYSVTGWGDNPYENPRPEGTNQNGDGFLLYPPENGEIVTSIRWELLREGAEDYEYLLRAAGGAAPKTPDEPAGCDISVASAVSSPTSFTRDASALKHLRDELGLYLEGKVNGCPALVSKPEGAHPRAPYHINFQDPNGMPTDDPLVYEGNEWLKIGWEAYDAKKGYGWSGPHIGDPSIMLYKYLADAPVTELQKSVIYNDYGRTDTFTWDIESGKYEVTVSIGWYDGTYEKNRVVVEGQVLFDSVATTPAEPYKVAKAIVDVSDGNITLEAGQTDQYTMLNWMSVVPVE, via the coding sequence ATGCCCCAGCTTCGCTTCCTCGCGCTACCGACCCTCGCCCTCCTGCTCGCCGCGTGCGGCGGCGATCCCGCCCCCGCCAAACCCGCGCCGCTTCCGCCCTGCACCGACTGCACACCCGCGGGCGACCTGACCTTCGCGCTGCCCTCGCCGCCCGGCGCCACGCTCTGGACGACCACCACCATGGACAAGGTCCTGCGCGAGGCCACGCCGCCCTCGGGCACGGGGGCGGCCATTCAGCTCTACGCGGCCAAGAACGAATTCGAGCCCTTCCAGATCGTCGTCCACCCCGACGCCGCTGCCTCCGCGAAGCTCTCGATCACCCCGTTCTCGGGCCCGGGCACCATCGACGGCGCCACCTTGCACCGCGTCGGCTACGTGCACATCACCGAGCCCTCGGATCCCTCGTCCATCGTGAGCCCCTTCATGCCGGATCCCCTCCATCCGGCCCCCTTCGACGCCGAGCACGCGCTCGCCGCGGGGGAGAATCAGCCGTTCTGGATCACCGTCCGCGTCCCGCCCGGCGCCCCCGCGGGCGATTACACGGCCACGCTCACGGTCAGCGTGGGCGGCGAGGCGCAGCAGATCCCCGTGAACCTGCACGTCTTCGATTTCGAGATGCCCGCCAAGATCGGCCTCGATGGCAACTGGAATGCGAGCTTCCAGGCGCTCGGGGGCAGCGAGAGCCTCGAGAAGGTCCGCAAGCTCAAGGACTTCTTCTTCGAGCACCGCCTGGTCCCTTCGAGCCCCGCCTGGCCCGCGGGCCTCAACTACGACGGCGGGATCGAATACGACTGCGACAAGGGCGCGTTCGTCGAGATGGATAACGCGTACGACTTTTCCCATCTCGGCCCCGAATACATCGACGGCGCGGGCTGGAACGACGTGGGCTTTCCTTCCTTCCAGGCCATGGGCTTCGTGAACAATTCGACGCCTCGTCCGCAGACGTTCTGCGGCGTCGATCGCGGGCCCGACCATTTCGGCACGGACGAGTACAACGCGGCCTGGAAGAAGCTGCTCGCGGCGGTGGACGCCCACATGGTCGCGCACGGCTGGCAGGACAAGGGCTATTACTACGTGCAGAACGAGCCCCAGGGGCAGGCGGATTACGACATCGCCGCCTTCCTCGCCAAGCTCTCCAAGGAGGCGGCGCCGCACCTGCGCATCGGCATCAGCGAGGAGCCCAAGCCCGAGATCGTCGAGCACCCGAGCGCGGGCGGCGCGAGCTACGACATCTGGTGGGCCGACCTCTCCCATTTCAAGCCCGATTACGCCAAGGCCCGGCAGGCCGCAGGGGAAGAGGTGTGGTGGTATTTCCTCTACGGCGACCTGCCTCCCCACTTCAACCCGATCACCATCGACCACCCCGGCCTCGAGACCCGCATCGCGTCCTGGGCCGCGTGGAAGTACAGAATCCACGGGCTCGCCTATTACTCGGTCACCGGCTGGGGCGACAATCCCTACGAGAACCCGCGGCCCGAGGGCACGAACCAGAACGGCGACGGGTTTCTCCTCTATCCGCCCGAGAACGGCGAGATCGTCACGAGCATCCGCTGGGAGCTCTTGCGCGAGGGCGCCGAGGACTACGAATACCTCCTGCGCGCCGCAGGGGGCGCCGCCCCGAAGACGCCCGACGAGCCCGCCGGCTGCGACATCTCCGTCGCGAGCGCCGTCTCGTCCCCGACGTCCTTCACCCGCGACGCCTCGGCGCTGAAGCACCTGCGCGACGAGCTCGGGCTCTATCTCGAAGGAAAGGTCAACGGCTGCCCGGCCCTCGTCTCCAAGCCCGAAGGCGCCCACCCGCGCGCCCCCTATCACATCAACTTCCAGGACCCGAACGGCATGCCCACCGATGATCCGCTCGTCTACGAGGGCAACGAGTGGCTCAAGATCGGCTGGGAGGCGTACGACGCGAAGAAGGGATACGGCTGGTCCGGGCCGCACATCGGCGACCCGAGCATCATGCTCTACAAATACCTCGCGGACGCGCCGGTGACCGAGCTGCAAAAGAGCGTCATCTACAACGATTACGGCCGCACGGACACGTTCACCTGGGATATCGAGAGCGGCAAATACGAGGTCACGGTGTCGATCGGCTGGTACGACGGGACCTACGAGAAGAACCGCGTGGTCGTCGAGGGGCAGGTGCTCTTCGACTCGGTCGCCACGACGCCCGCGGAGCCGTACAAGGTGGCCAAGGCGATCGTGGACGTGTCGGACGGCAACATCACGCTCGAGGCCGGGCAAACGGACCAGTACACGATGCTGAACTGGATGAGCGTGGTGCCGGTGGAGTGA
- a CDS encoding PP2C family protein-serine/threonine phosphatase encodes MQTQAGGPWLRVAARSVVGPVKVHNQQAAAVFELGGGDPLVCGSASPRNAALTGAFPADAGVGLLVVHGIGGQSTGDWACEAVVDALAAQLREEIPEDAEARSAWLAGALHETSARVDAYAKKRSGPHGSLGATVVFAVAFGNAVHVVHVGDVRAYLFRDGRLLQLTVDDSLINHYRAETGLEPTEEERRQIRNIITQGLGFDGKMKPHVGSIEAGAGDVLMICTPGLHEFVDVAKIEEELGRAADLGEACAKLEALAVSRGSDANVSVLLARFEGRQSAGA; translated from the coding sequence ATGCAAACGCAGGCGGGTGGGCCGTGGCTCCGGGTGGCGGCGCGCAGCGTGGTGGGCCCCGTCAAGGTGCACAACCAGCAGGCCGCGGCGGTCTTCGAGCTCGGCGGGGGGGACCCGCTCGTTTGCGGCTCGGCGAGCCCGCGCAATGCAGCGCTCACGGGCGCCTTCCCTGCGGACGCGGGGGTCGGGCTGCTCGTGGTCCACGGAATCGGCGGCCAGAGCACGGGCGACTGGGCTTGCGAGGCCGTCGTCGATGCGCTGGCAGCGCAATTGCGTGAGGAGATCCCCGAGGACGCCGAGGCCCGGAGCGCGTGGCTCGCGGGCGCGCTGCACGAGACCTCGGCGCGCGTGGATGCGTACGCGAAGAAGCGCTCGGGCCCGCACGGATCGCTCGGGGCCACGGTGGTCTTCGCGGTCGCGTTCGGGAATGCGGTGCACGTGGTGCACGTGGGCGACGTGCGCGCGTATCTGTTCCGCGACGGGCGCCTTTTGCAGCTCACCGTGGACGACTCGCTCATCAATCATTACCGCGCCGAGACCGGCCTGGAGCCCACCGAAGAGGAGCGGCGCCAGATCAGGAACATCATCACGCAGGGGCTCGGGTTCGACGGGAAGATGAAGCCGCACGTCGGGTCGATCGAGGCGGGGGCAGGGGACGTGCTCATGATCTGCACGCCGGGCCTGCACGAATTCGTCGACGTCGCGAAGATCGAGGAGGAGCTCGGGAGGGCTGCGGACCTCGGAGAGGCGTGCGCGAAGCTCGAGGCGCTGGCCGTGAGCCGCGGGAGCGATGCCAACGTGTCGGTGCTGCTCGCGCGGTTCGAGGGGCGTCAATCTGCGGGTGCGTAA
- a CDS encoding SDR family oxidoreductase produces the protein MDMAKKVALVIGGSGGIGKASALAFGQAGVAVVVAARREEAGEAVAKAITDAGGRARFVRCDLNSKADVEGAVGTAVSAFGRLDYAVNVPGITGTVGPLVECSDETWESVLHMNLTGIFWSMRAQIRQMLAQGEGGAIVNISSAVGKRAFAGLGVYGATKRAMESLTETAALEYARQNIRVNAIAPGSIETDTFYGFTNGGDPQLVKAMAETYHPLARIGRPEEVAQAVLYLCTGATFTTGATLPVDGGWAFRP, from the coding sequence ATGGATATGGCGAAGAAGGTGGCGCTGGTGATCGGCGGGAGCGGGGGCATTGGCAAGGCTTCGGCGCTGGCGTTTGGGCAGGCGGGGGTGGCGGTGGTGGTGGCGGCGCGGCGCGAGGAGGCGGGCGAGGCGGTGGCGAAGGCGATCACGGACGCGGGCGGGCGCGCGCGCTTCGTGCGGTGCGATCTGAACAGCAAGGCCGACGTGGAGGGCGCGGTGGGGACGGCGGTCTCGGCGTTCGGGCGGCTCGATTATGCGGTGAACGTGCCTGGGATCACGGGCACGGTGGGGCCGCTTGTGGAGTGCAGCGACGAGACGTGGGAGTCGGTGCTGCACATGAACCTGACGGGCATCTTCTGGTCGATGCGGGCGCAGATCCGGCAGATGCTCGCGCAGGGCGAGGGCGGGGCGATCGTCAACATCTCCTCGGCGGTGGGCAAGCGGGCTTTCGCGGGGCTCGGGGTTTACGGGGCGACCAAGCGCGCGATGGAGAGCCTGACGGAGACGGCGGCGCTCGAATACGCGCGGCAGAACATCCGCGTCAATGCGATTGCGCCGGGCTCGATCGAGACGGACACGTTCTACGGCTTCACGAATGGCGGCGATCCGCAGCTGGTGAAGGCGATGGCCGAGACGTATCACCCGCTGGCGCGCATCGGGCGGCCGGAGGAGGTGGCGCAGGCGGTGCTTTACCTCTGCACGGGCGCGACCTTCACCACGGGTGCGACGCTGCCCGTGGACGGCGGCTGGGCGTTCCGGCCCTGA